From bacterium:
GGCGCTCGCGGCGCGGACGGCGAGCTCGCTCGCGTAGAGCTTCGCCATGGCGGCGGCGTGGCCGTATCGCCGGCCGTTCTCGCGGAGCCAGGCGGCGTGGTAGACGAGGTGCCGTGCGGCCGCGATCTCGGTGGCCAGGTCGGCCAGGCGGAACTGCGCGCCCTGCGAGTCGCGGAACCGCGGGTCGCCGGTCGCGGCGACGGCCAGGAGGGCGTCGAATGCACCCTGGGCGAGGCCGAGGGCCAGGGCGCCGATGCCGATGCGGCCCGCGTCGAGCGTCCGCATGAAGTTGACGAAGCCCTCGCCTTCCTCGCCGAGGCGGTTCTCCACGGGGACCTCGGCGTCCTCGAGGATCAACTCCCGTGTGTCCGAGGCGCGCCAGCCCATCTTGTCTTCCTTCTTGCCCGCCCGCACGCCGGGCGTGAACGGCTCCAGCTCGGGAGCGTGCCCGACGCCGACGCGATCCGCCTCGGCCCGGTCCGTCGTCTCCTTGGTCACGATGAAGCTCGTGATGCCCCGGGCGCCCGCCTCGCGGTCGGTCACCGCGGTGACGACGAAGATCTCGCCGACGCCGGCGTGGGTGATGAAGATCTTGCTGCCGCGGAGTCTGTAGCCGCCGTCCACGCGCGTGGCGGTGGTGCGGGTCCCGGCCGAATCGGAACCCGCCTCCGGCTCGGTCAGGCCGAAGCCGCCGAGGACGCGGCCCGTGGCGAGCAGGGGGAGGTAGCGGCGCTTCTGCTCTTCGGTCCCGAAGTTGAGGATCGGCGAGCTCGCGAGGGTCGAATGCGCGCTCACCGTGATGGCGTGGCTGGCGT
This genomic window contains:
- a CDS encoding acyl-CoA dehydrogenase, giving the protein MDVYLSESHQELRQRIREFAEAEIAPVARELDETARFPWDNVRKMADLGLFGVNVPREYGGLGLDYLSYVLVVEELARVDASHAITVSAHSTLASSPILNFGTEEQKRRYLPLLATGRVLGGFGLTEPEAGSDSAGTRTTATRVDGGYRLRGSKIFITHAGVGEIFVVTAVTDREAGARGITSFIVTKETTDRAEADRVGVGHAPELEPFTPGVRAGKKEDKMGWRASDTRELILEDAEVPVENRLGEEGEGFVNFMRTLDAGRIGIGALALGLAQGAFDALLAVAATGDPRFRDSQGAQFRLADLATEIAAARHLVYHAAWLRENGRRYGHAAAMAKLYASELAVRAASAAIQLLGAEGLLDEHPVERILRDAKICEIGEGTSEIQRLVIARHLLREVGAS